Proteins from a genomic interval of Medicago truncatula cultivar Jemalong A17 chromosome 3, MtrunA17r5.0-ANR, whole genome shotgun sequence:
- the LOC11405563 gene encoding cytosolic sulfotransferase 5, which produces MNTMEESDEHSHFPKYLQEDDITLECKELIQTLPMEKGWVSTHLHQYQGFWQTKKHLQGVLSFQKHFQAHDTDIILATSPKAGTTWLKALIFALLNRKRYPNIHDNNHPLLTTNPHVLVPFLELSLYIEKDILPDINSFSAPRLFSTHVPYKSLPKSIKDSTCKVVYLCRDPKDTFASMWHFTNKIRPQNRETLQLEESFEKFSRGVSLFGPFWEHLLGYWKESLERQEKVMFLRYEEMKMKPCFYLKEVAEFLGCPFSKEEESKGVVDDILNLCSFEKLSNLEVNKFGKLPSGEENKAFFRSGKVGDWKTLLSIEMIERLNTVIEQNLGKHGMSF; this is translated from the exons ATGAATACTATGGAagaaagtgatgaacactctcATTTTCCTAAATACTTGCAAGAAGATGACATAACCCTAGAATGCAAAGAGTTGATACAAACCTTACCAATGGAGAAAGGCTGGGTTTCAACCCACCTTCACCAATATCAAGGATTTTGGCAAACCAAAAAGCATCTTCAAGGagttttatcttttcaaaagcacTTTCAAGCCCATGATACAGATATAATCCTTGCTACCTCTCCAAAAGCAG GTACCACTTGGCTCAAAGCATTGATTTTCGCCTTGCTCAACCGTAAGAGATATCCAAATATTCATGATAACAACCATCCTTTGCTCACTACCAACCCTCATGTTCTTGTTCCTTTCTTGGAGCTTAGCCTTTACATCGAGAAAGATATTCTTCCCgatattaattcattttcagCTCCAAGGCTATTTTCTACACATGTTCCTTACAAATCATTGCCAAAATCTATAAAAGATTCAACTTGTAAGGTGGTGTATTTGTGTAGAGATCCTAAAGACACTTTTGCTTCAATGTGGCATTTCACAAACAAGATTAGGCCACAAAATAGAGAAACCCTTCAACTAGAAGAGTCATTTGAGAAATTTTCTAGAGGTGTGAGTTTGTTTGGACCCTTTTGGGAACATTTATTAGGATACTGGAAAGAAAGCTTGGAAAGGCAAGAGAAGGTGATGTTTTTGAGatatgaagaaatgaaaatgaagccttgtttttatttgaaagaGGTTGCTGAGTTTTTGGGGTGTCCATTCTCCAAAGAAGAAGAATCTAAAGGAGTGGTTGAtgatatattaaatttgtgtaGTTTTGAGAAGCTGAGCAACTTGGAGGTAAATAAGTTTGGAAAATTACCGTCTGGGGAAGAAAATAAAGCTTTCTTCCGTAGTGGCAAAGTTGGAGATTGGAAAACTCTTCTCTCAATTGAAATGATTGAACGGTTAAATACAGTAATAGAACAAAATTTGGGTAAACATGGTATGAGTTTTTAG
- the LOC11405562 gene encoding uncharacterized protein, which yields MHSYLTSQSGSFPIVIVLQLCKLKKYFGVMGVSNAFHGTKLIINSDDSAIREYMTKLEGVDVEVSQGVSQVSGLQIVPMSDDMLQLHMMMIEDIIESTDSCVAVVVATICDIEAEHWWYYEACTKCAGRVTIVAGRMFCGRCNQSRNAVQRCVPMRK from the exons ATGCATTCCTACCTGACAAGTCAGAGTGGATCGTTTCCAATTGTGATTGTGTTGCAACtttgcaaattaaaaaaatactttggcGTGATGGGAGTATCGAATGCATTTCATGGGACAAAATTGATTATTAATTCAGATGATTCTGCCATTAGAGAATATATGACCAA ACTTGAGGGTGTTGATGTGGAGGTATCTCAGGGTGTGAGTCAAGTAAGTGGTTTGCAAATCGTGCCCATGTCTGATGATATGCTTCAATTGcacatgatgatgattgaagATATAATTGAGTCGACTGAT TCATGTGTAGCGGTTGTTGTTGCAACAATTTGTGATATTGAGGCAGAACATTGGTGGTATTATGAGGCATGTACAAAGTGTGCTGGAAGGGTCACAATTGTTGCTGGTAGGATGTTCTGTGGAAGGTGTAATCAATCTAGGAATGCAGTTCAAAG GTGTGTTCCGATGAGGAAGTAG